The following are encoded in a window of Shewanella psychrotolerans genomic DNA:
- the ftsZ gene encoding cell division protein FtsZ produces the protein MFEIMDSHSDEAVIKVIGVGGGGGNAVEHMVKHNIEGVEFVATNTDAQALRKSAAGTTIQLGRDVTKGLGAGANPEIGRLAAEEDRENIRNAIKGSDMIFIAAGMGGGTGTGAAPVVAEIAREEGILTVAVVTKPFPFEGKKRMAYADQGIEMLAKHVDSLITIPNEKLLKVLGRGTSLLDAFAAANNVLLGAVQGIAELITRPGLINVDFADVKTVMSEMGNAMMGTGVASGEDRAEEAAEAAVASPLLEDIDLAGARGVLVNITAGMDMSIEEFETVGNHVKAYASDNATVVVGAVIDPEMSDELRVTVVATGIGAEKKPDIQLVSKPAPRQEQVAAAEVKIELPVDEAMPQAMGAGNVVPVAQPASATAPKSDLDYLDIPAFLRKQAD, from the coding sequence ATGTTTGAGATCATGGATAGCCATTCAGACGAGGCGGTGATTAAAGTCATCGGTGTTGGCGGTGGCGGCGGAAACGCCGTTGAACATATGGTAAAACACAACATCGAAGGTGTTGAGTTTGTTGCCACAAATACAGATGCACAGGCGCTGCGTAAATCAGCGGCTGGCACTACGATTCAATTAGGCCGAGACGTCACCAAAGGACTTGGTGCTGGAGCGAACCCAGAGATTGGGCGTCTAGCGGCTGAAGAAGATAGAGAAAATATCCGCAATGCGATCAAAGGATCTGACATGATCTTTATTGCTGCGGGGATGGGCGGTGGTACAGGTACCGGTGCTGCGCCAGTGGTGGCAGAAATTGCCCGAGAAGAGGGCATTCTAACCGTTGCTGTAGTGACTAAGCCTTTTCCTTTCGAAGGTAAAAAGCGCATGGCCTATGCTGACCAAGGCATCGAAATGCTCGCTAAGCATGTCGACTCTTTGATCACTATTCCCAACGAGAAACTGCTTAAAGTTTTAGGTCGTGGCACCTCTTTACTCGACGCTTTTGCTGCCGCGAACAACGTGCTGCTTGGTGCTGTACAGGGGATTGCCGAACTCATTACTCGTCCTGGTCTTATCAACGTGGATTTCGCGGATGTGAAAACCGTGATGTCTGAGATGGGTAATGCCATGATGGGTACGGGTGTTGCGAGTGGTGAAGATCGCGCTGAAGAGGCTGCAGAAGCTGCGGTTGCAAGCCCATTGCTTGAAGATATCGATCTCGCGGGTGCACGTGGTGTACTTGTGAATATCACTGCAGGCATGGACATGAGTATCGAAGAGTTTGAAACTGTCGGTAATCACGTTAAGGCCTATGCATCAGATAATGCCACTGTGGTAGTGGGCGCAGTTATCGACCCAGAAATGAGCGATGAACTACGTGTAACTGTTGTTGCAACCGGTATTGGTGCAGAGAAGAAGCCTGACATTCAGTTGGTGTCTAAGCCTGCTCCTCGTCAAGAGCAAGTGGCTGCAGCAGAAGTAAAGATCGAATTACCAGTTGATGAAGCTATGCCACAAGCGATGGGTGCAGGTAATGTAGTGCCAGTTGCACAACCTGCTTCCGCGACGGCGCCTAAAAGCGATCTTGATTATTTAGATATTCCAGCGTTTTTGCGTAAGCAAGCTGACTAA
- a CDS encoding FtsQ-type POTRA domain-containing protein, translating to MSWSEVGIRWKKRLERVDWYLCFGLIFLFLVLCGLCMGGWKLHQVLNDADALPIEAVAIKGERRFTSDEEIQEALQDLMQRSFFSADVNQVQQALEALPWVYQASVRREWPAKLKVYLVEQTAVAHWNETDWLNDQGQVFKAPMKEGAGELPYLVGPEDQALSVLNSYQLVSELLGINGFKLSHLELSPRHAWLGVLDSGIKLNLGREDKMARVQRFIDVYPTLVKQGKPFVRVDLRYDTGLAVGWDDAQEESH from the coding sequence ATGTCCTGGAGTGAAGTTGGAATTCGCTGGAAAAAGAGACTGGAACGGGTGGACTGGTATCTCTGTTTTGGTTTGATTTTTCTATTCCTTGTTCTCTGTGGCTTATGCATGGGGGGCTGGAAGCTTCATCAGGTGTTAAATGATGCAGATGCACTGCCGATTGAAGCAGTAGCAATTAAAGGTGAAAGGCGGTTTACGTCCGACGAAGAGATTCAAGAAGCTTTGCAGGATTTAATGCAACGCAGCTTTTTTTCGGCAGATGTTAATCAAGTACAGCAGGCGCTAGAAGCGCTGCCTTGGGTTTATCAAGCCTCGGTTCGGCGCGAATGGCCTGCAAAATTAAAAGTGTACTTGGTTGAGCAAACCGCAGTGGCTCATTGGAATGAAACTGATTGGCTTAACGATCAAGGACAGGTATTTAAAGCGCCAATGAAAGAGGGAGCAGGTGAATTACCTTATCTAGTTGGCCCTGAAGATCAGGCGTTGTCGGTACTGAACAGTTATCAGTTGGTCAGTGAGTTGTTAGGAATAAATGGTTTTAAATTAAGCCACTTAGAGTTGAGTCCTCGACATGCATGGCTGGGCGTATTAGACAGCGGCATAAAATTGAATTTAGGACGAGAAGATAAAATGGCAAGGGTTCAACGATTTATCGATGTGTACCCCACATTGGTAAAACAGGGGAAACCCTTTGTTAGAGTAGATTTGCGCTACGATACCGGATTGGCCGTAGGTTGGGATGATGCACAAGAAGAGAGCCATTAA
- the murC gene encoding UDP-N-acetylmuramate--L-alanine ligase, giving the protein MSKAEEKYAQLRTFIPEMRRVKQIYFVGIGGAGMGGIAEVLLNEGYRLSGSDIAENAVTTRLRRLGANVYIGHQAEQVQGADVVVVSTAIDASNPEIMAAKELRIPIVRRAEMLAELMRYRHGVAVAGTHGKTTTTSLIASIYAQAERDPTFVIGGLLNSAGTNARLGKSRYLIAEADESDASFLHLQPMVSVVTNIEADHMDTYEGDFEKLKSTFVDFLHNLPFYGVAVTCIDDPVVRELLPRIARKAVTYGFSEDADVQALNFVQQGYSCSFTVRRQGLDDLELKVNLPGQHNVLNALAAIAVATEDEIEDAAIVKALAEFQGIGRRFQQLGEFAIDAGDVMLVDDYGHHPSEVAATIKAARSGWPEKRLVMIYQPHRYSRTRDLYEDFVEVLAQVDCLLLLDVYAAGETPVPGADSRALCRSIRQRGQLEPIFVADPEQLQIILPSVLQGGDLLLTQGAGNIGAISRQLADSNLLFEQTQ; this is encoded by the coding sequence ATGAGTAAAGCCGAAGAGAAATACGCACAATTAAGAACGTTTATCCCAGAGATGCGTCGTGTAAAGCAGATCTATTTTGTTGGGATTGGCGGTGCGGGTATGGGCGGCATTGCTGAAGTATTGCTAAATGAAGGCTATCGCTTAAGTGGTTCTGATATTGCCGAAAACGCCGTGACCACTCGATTAAGACGATTAGGAGCTAATGTCTATATTGGCCATCAGGCCGAACAAGTTCAAGGCGCCGATGTAGTGGTAGTATCGACGGCGATTGATGCTAGTAATCCAGAGATTATGGCTGCCAAAGAGCTGCGTATCCCCATTGTTCGCCGAGCGGAGATGCTGGCTGAATTGATGCGCTATCGTCATGGTGTTGCCGTTGCCGGTACTCATGGTAAGACCACGACCACAAGTTTAATCGCCAGTATTTATGCACAGGCTGAGCGCGATCCAACTTTTGTTATCGGTGGCTTGCTTAACAGCGCTGGTACCAATGCGCGATTGGGTAAGAGTCGTTACCTTATCGCCGAAGCCGATGAAAGCGATGCCAGCTTCTTGCATCTGCAACCTATGGTCAGCGTGGTAACTAATATTGAAGCCGATCATATGGATACCTATGAAGGCGATTTTGAAAAGTTAAAATCTACCTTTGTCGACTTTTTGCATAATCTGCCTTTTTATGGCGTTGCGGTTACCTGTATCGATGATCCTGTGGTGAGAGAGTTATTACCGCGCATTGCCCGAAAAGCTGTGACATATGGTTTTAGTGAAGATGCGGATGTGCAGGCACTTAATTTTGTTCAGCAAGGTTATAGCTGCAGCTTTACTGTGCGCCGCCAAGGTTTGGATGATCTCGAATTGAAGGTCAATCTACCTGGTCAGCATAATGTGCTTAATGCGTTGGCAGCGATTGCGGTTGCAACGGAAGATGAGATTGAAGATGCGGCAATTGTTAAAGCGCTAGCCGAGTTCCAAGGGATTGGTCGTCGCTTTCAACAGCTTGGCGAATTCGCTATCGACGCTGGCGATGTGATGCTAGTCGATGATTACGGTCATCATCCAAGCGAAGTGGCCGCCACGATTAAGGCTGCGCGTTCAGGATGGCCTGAAAAGCGTTTAGTGATGATTTATCAGCCTCATCGTTATAGTCGAACCCGCGATCTTTATGAAGATTTTGTCGAGGTGTTAGCTCAGGTCGATTGTTTGCTCTTGCTTGATGTGTATGCCGCGGGTGAAACGCCGGTGCCAGGTGCCGATAGTCGCGCCTTATGTCGTTCCATAAGACAGCGTGGACAACTTGAACCGATTTTCGTTGCCGATCCTGAGCAGTTACAGATAATTTTACCCAGTGTGTTGCAGGGCGGAGATCTGTTGCTAACTCAAGGTGCGGGTAATATTGGTGCGATAAGTCGTCAGCTGGCCGACTCGAATCTGCTATTTGAGCAGACTCAATAA
- the ftsA gene encoding cell division protein FtsA, with amino-acid sequence MTKNQDRNLIVGLDIGTSKVAVIIGEVLPDGEISVVGLGSHPSRGMDKGGVNDLDSIVRSVQRALDQAELMADCQVASVYLGISGKHIECQNENGMVSINDEEVTQEDVDNVIHTARSVKIPTERRILHVLPQEYAIDVQDGIKSPIGMSGMRMEAKVHIVTCANDMAKNITKSVERCGLKVDDLVFSAIASADSVLTDDEKDLGVCLVDMGGGTTDITIYTNGALRHCAVVPVAGNQVTSDIAKIFRTPLSHAEQIKVQYASARSSMVSREDSIEVPSVGGRPSRTMSRHTLAEVVEPRYQELFELVRKELRDCGLEDQVAAGIVLTGGTASIEGAVDVAEATFGMPVRVAEPLPVKGLFEYVNQPIYSTGVGLLHYGARRVIERQFERPERQGVTSLWNRVQSWFKGEF; translated from the coding sequence ATGACCAAGAATCAAGATAGAAATCTGATCGTTGGATTAGACATAGGAACATCTAAAGTTGCTGTGATCATTGGCGAGGTGCTACCTGACGGTGAGATCAGTGTGGTCGGCTTAGGTAGCCATCCTTCCCGTGGCATGGACAAAGGTGGTGTTAACGATCTTGATTCCATCGTGCGTAGCGTGCAACGAGCGCTTGATCAAGCGGAGTTGATGGCCGATTGCCAGGTGGCATCTGTTTATTTAGGGATCTCAGGTAAGCATATTGAATGTCAAAATGAAAATGGCATGGTATCGATTAATGACGAAGAGGTGACTCAGGAAGACGTTGATAACGTTATTCATACCGCTCGCTCAGTGAAGATCCCTACCGAGCGTCGTATTTTGCATGTGTTACCGCAGGAATATGCCATCGATGTGCAAGATGGTATCAAGAGTCCCATTGGCATGTCGGGTATGCGTATGGAAGCTAAGGTGCATATCGTCACCTGCGCTAATGATATGGCCAAAAATATTACTAAAAGCGTTGAGCGTTGCGGTCTAAAAGTTGATGACTTGGTGTTTTCGGCAATAGCATCAGCCGATTCAGTACTGACTGATGATGAGAAAGACTTAGGCGTATGCCTAGTTGATATGGGGGGGGGAACCACAGATATCACCATCTATACCAATGGTGCGCTTAGGCACTGTGCGGTTGTACCTGTCGCGGGGAACCAAGTGACGAGCGATATTGCCAAGATTTTCCGTACGCCGTTATCGCATGCTGAGCAGATTAAAGTGCAGTATGCCAGCGCTAGAAGTTCGATGGTCAGTCGTGAAGACAGTATCGAAGTGCCATCGGTTGGTGGACGTCCATCTCGTACCATGTCTCGACATACCTTGGCTGAAGTGGTTGAGCCTCGTTACCAAGAGTTGTTTGAATTGGTACGTAAAGAATTAAGAGACTGTGGCCTTGAAGATCAAGTTGCCGCAGGGATTGTATTAACAGGGGGAACGGCCTCAATCGAAGGAGCGGTAGATGTTGCCGAAGCGACATTTGGTATGCCGGTTCGAGTGGCCGAACCATTACCTGTAAAAGGTTTATTTGAATATGTGAACCAACCCATCTACTCCACAGGTGTTGGGTTGTTACATTATGGTGCAAGAAGGGTGATTGAACGTCAGTTCGAGCGACCTGAGCGCCAAGGGGTAACCAGTCTTTGGAATCGGGTCCAAAGTTGGTTTAAGGGCGAGTTTTAA
- the murG gene encoding undecaprenyldiphospho-muramoylpentapeptide beta-N-acetylglucosaminyltransferase, whose amino-acid sequence MVLEKRILIMAGGTGGHVFPALAVAKHLAKQGWKVRWLGTAERMEARLVPQHGFDIDFIDIKGVRGNGVIRKLAAPFKILRSIIQARNVINEFKPDVVLGMGGFASGPGGVAARLSGIPLVLHEQNAIPGMTNKLLSRIATRVLCAFQNTFESGAEVVGNPIRTELIALGQQDSVNAEDDALRVLVVGGSLGAKVFNDLMPVVTAAVSNHHSITVWHQVGKGNLATVEGEYQQLGHSGRVKVAEFIDDMEAAYRWADVVLCRAGALTVSEVAAVGVPSLLVPYPHAVDDHQTKNAQVLVEAGGAFLLPQAVLDSEKLISKLEMLASDRKALDEMGALAKSVAVLDATDRVAEVCIALANKD is encoded by the coding sequence ATGGTCTTAGAAAAACGAATTTTGATCATGGCTGGTGGCACGGGCGGACATGTATTCCCGGCGTTAGCTGTGGCTAAGCATTTGGCAAAACAAGGTTGGAAAGTACGCTGGCTTGGTACGGCCGAGCGAATGGAAGCTCGCTTAGTACCACAACATGGATTTGATATCGATTTCATCGATATCAAAGGTGTGCGCGGCAATGGTGTGATTCGGAAATTGGCCGCACCCTTTAAGATCCTGCGTTCGATTATACAGGCACGTAACGTGATCAATGAGTTTAAGCCTGATGTTGTCTTGGGAATGGGGGGATTTGCAAGTGGCCCCGGCGGTGTTGCAGCGCGATTAAGCGGTATACCGTTAGTGTTACATGAGCAAAATGCGATTCCTGGCATGACCAATAAGCTGCTATCACGTATCGCCACTCGGGTGTTATGTGCGTTTCAAAATACCTTTGAATCTGGCGCTGAAGTGGTTGGTAATCCAATTAGAACTGAGTTGATTGCATTGGGTCAGCAAGATTCAGTCAACGCAGAAGACGATGCCTTAAGGGTCTTAGTCGTTGGCGGCAGTCTTGGTGCTAAAGTGTTTAACGATTTAATGCCAGTGGTCACAGCGGCGGTGAGTAATCACCATTCGATTACGGTATGGCATCAAGTAGGTAAGGGAAATTTGGCGACTGTTGAAGGTGAGTATCAACAACTTGGCCATTCGGGTCGCGTTAAAGTTGCTGAGTTTATTGATGACATGGAAGCGGCATATCGCTGGGCAGATGTGGTGCTATGTAGAGCCGGCGCGCTTACGGTTTCAGAAGTGGCTGCGGTGGGGGTACCCAGTTTATTGGTTCCCTATCCCCATGCTGTGGACGATCATCAAACCAAAAATGCCCAAGTATTAGTTGAAGCTGGCGGTGCCTTTTTATTACCGCAAGCCGTATTAGACAGTGAAAAGTTGATCAGCAAATTAGAGATGCTGGCCTCAGACAGAAAGGCCCTAGATGAGATGGGGGCATTAGCCAAAAGTGTTGCGGTATTAGATGCAACAGACAGAGTTGCTGAGGTTTGTATCGCGCTGGCAAATAAGGATTAA